The genomic window CAAATCTGGTATGGGGCAAGCTGGGAAGATGTATAGTAAGCCTCGGGGCCCGTAGTACGATGAGAGAGCTTGATTGGTTTCGCAGATTGTGCGCTCTCCAAGTCACTTCTTGTGCGCTCTCCAAGTCACTTCTTGTGCGCTCTCCAAGTCACTTCTTGCAGGGGCAGTCAGAAGCCAGCAATCTGCACACGAGGTTTTCAGCCACACTTAACCAAAGGTCAGCTTTGTGCCCAAAGCATCTGAGCACCAAACAagtcgaggggggggggaaacctctaATTTGGATCCATATCCcgtgggtgggagtgggggccACCTTCAGTCAAGCAAAATAAAGGACAGATCAAGGGGCGGTGTGGTGATTGAGGCAAGGGtgccaactggaataaaatattggggggggggcaggtaagccctgccccataCAATTGATCACATGATAAGGGGTGTTATGAAATTAAGCGGAGCAACTGCTCTGCAGAAGACATGCTGAGAAAGCTACACGTATTGAACATAATTAAGAGAATGCAAAATAAGTCCTTTGCTTGGTTTTAATTatagaaaagaaaataacagaagttaaACTAAGTTTACAAAACCTTACAAACCATGACCCAACCAGTGACCCACCCACCAGGGGTACTGAAAGTACACAACGCTCCTTATATACTACATCTGCTTGCTGACACAGCTCAATTAACATAAACTTAACAACACCTGCTGTACTgacccacagctgcaaaactaggtcaagACATTTACTTCTGACCGTTAAAGAGGTACACATCTTGTGGAACAATAGTGAGCCTTAATATTTGAACTATTCAACAAGGGGCACCCATACCAtctgaatgacaatgcccatcaacttttttgggcAGCCCTCACAAATTATATTGGGGTAGCTGAAGGGACCTCAATCCCTAGGAGTCTGCTTCTATGGACTGGGAGGCATGGTGATGGCCAAGCAGCGGTGATCTCGCAGCATTCTAGACCAGCAAAATCATCAGTTTAAGCCAGTTTAGGTCATCAAACTATGGGCCGCGTTCTAGTCTGGCTTCAGGGCTGGTCATACCACTGAACCTGCCTTAGTAGCCATGGTTGATGACAGTTGTTGGGAGAAAGATAGGTGGAATGTGACCGTGCTTGTTCCACTTCATTGACTGGCAGTTTTCTGTACCATGGTATCCTTTTAGAGCATCTCAGGGAGGTGGGAGTTGGGAACCCTGTGCTTCAATGGCTCTGCTCCTACCTCCAGGGCCATTTCCAGAAAGTAGTTATGGGAGGCTGAGCACCATGGGAGTTGTCCTGTTGTGCTCCATCTTGTTCACTAAAGCAgtgggtggcagtggcagtgtaAGTTACCAGCATCTGAAAAGAACTGATTTTttgctgggtgggtggagggaaatAGTTTATTGTTATGAGAAGGTGACCCtccaaaattaataatttggaaaTGAGTCACTAGGTGCAGACCAGTGCTCTAGCAGTTTTTACTTCTGGGTATAGATAGTCCTATAGTCCTTTAAATATCTCCAAAAGACATCTCTGctgatcatggaatcatagatcATGATCTTTTGGTAATATACAAATACTGTAAtcaaaatttatttgcttaacTCATCAATCACCTATATGGCACCACCTGATCTTTCTACGCCACTGAGGATGGCGCACTCCTGATTTCTCTTTGGGTAGGGGGGAAAGTGCACGTTAGCACCCCTTCCTGCAGGTGTATTGTTACCCCTTCTGTCCAATGATGCTGTTTTCCCTGGTGGCATTCTGATATGTTATTTTACCTGTCGCAATCTGTGTGCTGCTTTCCGTGGCGCGATCGGTGGTATGTTTTTAGCGGTGCGagactccctaaaaaaagcttcctaaaaaaagctgaacaactttgggggGAGCCGGCCGGATCGTTGCACCCCGGcgctgcatatgctaaagacggccctggaagCCATCCACAGAAATAGCATACCTCAATATTATCTTAAAACATACTGCTTTGCTAAGTGAATGTCTGCAAAGAGATCATATTCTGTCTAGCGGCACATCTCTGTGATGAAACAGAATCGCCCTCTTCAAGCACTTCTGTTTAAGAGATCTTCACTGTGCTCAAGTCCTTTGTTTCCCTCCTGCTTCAGCAGTGCTCCATACATTCCTTTGAAATAACTCCCTCACTAGGTTCAGATGTCAAGCAGCCTGAACCTGCTTGAGTACtgttggaagtaagccccactcagTTCAATGCAATAGGCTTGCAGCCTTGCTTCAGAACTTGTGGTCCCTGCCATATTTCCAGTAGTTTGCTTTACATTTCACTTCTATCTGTAAACTACTGATAAACGTTTATTTCATACAGGCATTCGAAACATTGTGAGCCACTGCAGACATTAATTAATAGAGAAAAACATGTTTAGTTCTATCAGAAAAAACCCACTGGGTGTCTGTCATTCTAAGGAGCTCACTTTATTATTGAATTCACTTACTTTGGGCACAATCAATCTGAAGTTGGAAAACTTGAGCATatgtttaacaatcaatccccctGAAATCAAAGGGACTTAATAATCCTGTTTAACGTCAGCTGAAATGCAACCATTATTTAATTCTGCATTCCCTACTTCCGACTGTTTGCATGAAAATGGCTTCGAGAGCTGTTTTTATTCCAGCCGTAGCCTTAGATCTGTGTTTAATTATTTCAAAAGATTTATTATTTTAGAACACATGTCCCAATCAATGTTAACACATGCTTTAAGCATTTAAGTTTATTGTCCTTTAAGCAGTTAGACACACAAATACAATGCATTTGCACACGTGAGAGATTTTAGCTTGCAAACTTCCTGACAAGTTACTGGAAAAGTTTCTTAGTGGCATGCTATGACATTGTATATCTGtagtaaatgttattttaaaattgtagcaCAGCTCCCATAAAATTGGTGTGGTCCGTCTATTCGCAAGGATTTTGGATAACGATCAGAAGATATTCCTTATCTGTGGAAAAAGATAATAAACAATGCAAGTGGTGGCAAATGCTTACAGCTTGTTCTTTTTCAGCTATTCCTTATTTTTACAACATACATTTGAAAATAGTTTTATAAGCCAAATATTTTCATAGTTacaatgttttgttgtatttggtGAATCCTTTTCCCAATATTGATTGCTAACTATTTTGGGGGATTGATCTTGGGCAAAACAATAAAGACCATTGTTTGTGCCCACTCAGTAGACAAAATGAAACacttcaaaaaataataacagcCATTGTTTATCAAATACCATCTTGATGTACAAACACAAGTAttaaaagctaaaagcaaatCTGTCCCATGTTAGATTGGTGGTCTGGGAGTCATTTGTCACCAACAGTAAGTAGCTGCAGTTTTATGTGCTAATTGGCCAAATCCAGCTTTGGAAAAATGGTTGTTCCTCACACCTAGGAAATAGTCTTAAAGCAGATCTAACAATTTTCTCATCTAGTCAGGCACAGCAATCAGCTATAGTCTGGCCTTGCCACACAACATGATAGATAAATGCTGGGCCCTCTCTATTAAGCAAGGGGTgaccaaacttttttcaaagagggccatatttgatgaagtgaacatgcgtgagggctgaccaaagttgttgagcttttttttaggattgaagttgctgagctcTTTTTTTAAACCCTAGGACATACAGTatactatggttaccagatttttttcattgAATCTAGCGGACACTTTTTTTTAAGCTGagagctgagtagcaacagggaaaCATAAATGCAGATAAatgcagagtttttaaaaaactgggcaatggcacACTGCCAGCCCATGACTCCCGAGCCTTCcccgatctcctgcccccttccccctttgttttgacagatcggaGGAGGCTCAGGAGTTGCAGGCAGGCAGCCGTTTCCAAGGAGAGGCGCAAGGCACATGGTTTCTCTGCCAGCCAAGGTGCAAAAGCCCgtctttcacaccctgtgaaacataaatgcacagtatttaaaaactgggcaatggctgCCCGCCTGTGACTCCTGAGCCTTccccgatcagtcaaaacaaagggggaaggagatctgTACCAGCAGATGCCCCCCGTTTCCCTTCAGCAGTGGTGACAGCAGCGAcagtcagcagcctggagccagcctggtagcacagttggatctggctggcttcaggagctggtCACTGCTCGTTGCCGTggcacccaccatttttcctctccgGAAGTCCTCATATGATGTGTTCTTGTGCACAACACATCATAAGTGGATTTCCGGCgaggaaaaatggtgggtgccATGGCAGTAAGCAGCCCCTGAAGcaagccagagccaactgcgctaccaggctgacTCCAGGCCGCTGAGGCTGCACTGccatgtttcccggggacagatttgtaaatctggggacattccggggacggaaTTTATCCGgtgacagatttgcaaatccggggactgtccccgagaaccagggatgtctggtaaccctacagtatactgccatggggggggggagattaaattGACAGGCGGGCCGGATcagcccccaaaacagactttggacatgtctGATTTAAGCAATTAAAGGATCTGAAGGCAAGCATATCCCTTATGCTTTTATCTTCCTAACTGAAATAGGAAGACAGATGTTTCACAGCAGCATTGGAGCAATGAAAGGGACCCCAAAAGCTACCCACAAAGCAGTAGGAGCAATATTTTCTTTTGGAAGACAAAATCTATTACCTGGAGCAACCATGATTTCATGTTTCTTTGATCTAATCCTGAGAAAGGTTAGATCATTCTGGGGATCGATATCTCTCACTGTGCTTTTTGCTTTCATTGTGAGCTGATGAAGGAGACCTGCGTATTGTACTGTAGTTGAGTTGTCGAGTGTGGTTCTGATTGGGATGCCTGAAAAGGAAGTCATTTGCTGCTTTAGGATTAAACAGGGCAACATCAGAACCAAACTGCATCTGAGGTAAAGGACACTTCTGAAAAAGCCATTTTTACTCTGGAGAAAGAACAGCCAATCAGCAACTGTTACAGGTGAGGAGAGACAATTAAACCATAAATAAGAATCTGTTCCCTCCCTTTTGCTGCCCTGTATCAGagactggaaaaagaaaaagggacacGTAGTTGGGAAGTAAGCTGCCACCCCTACTCCATGCATTTTAATGAGATTTCAGTAACTTATGAGACAAAGGTTGTAGACCAAGATTGTCAGGCTGTAATCAAAATTACTTGGGCAAGCCCTATGAAAGAGAGTTTCAACAGTCTGCTCCATGCAGCTTGATATCCACTTCTGCTTAAACTTGAATAACTATTACCAATGGTTACTAGCCAAAATAGGtatgttttacctccactgccagaggaatTATGCCTTTAAATACTAGTTTCTGAGAATCACAACCAGAGTGTGCTATTGTACTCAGGTGCTGCATacaagcttcccacaggcatctagctggccactgtgagaacaggatgctggactagaagggtcatttgcctgatccagcaggttgcTCTTATGcccttacagaccctccaagtgtccatattttccagggcaGTCCAAAATtttcagaagccatcccagtttctgatttgatcccagaatgccccacttttccttaggacgtccctattttaatcagagaaatgttggaggttatgatgTTATGTGACTCCTGAGCCAAGGaactaactatacaacctttagaagacatctgaaggaagttaTTTAATGTAtaatgggtggtgtataaataataataataataataataataataatggaataggacgtccctattttcattggataaatgttggagggtatgtccttATGTTCATTAGGTAGAGACATCTGGAGATACTGTAAAACCTACTACTGGGGTAGGCACGTGAATCTTTCCTCAAGAATCTCAGTATTTTGGGTAACTAGACAAatagctaaaataataataaatggtcaCAGACACTTGATATCATTACAGTAGTGACATACAGTAGTTCCCAGCTTCCAGTAAATGGGAATGCTGccaccaatttaaaaaaaaaaacaacgtaaTTTTATCCAGcgcttttttaatagaaaaaaggtgctggtactcccCATGAAGTTGTTGTAGTAACTGTCACACTTTTAACAGTGATGGGAAGGGaagtgctggtactgtgtaccctttagtacccccagaaaaagcaccaaTTTTATCCACTGTATTAAAGTGGCAAAAGTGTCTTAAAAAACATAGCATTTGTGAACTTGAAGAAAAAGCTGAGGCCTCACACACAAATCACAAAGTACCCATCAGCCACTTGATATCAAATAAACTATTCACACTGATGACTTCTGCAGATTAAAAGAAACCAGTCCTCAGGTTTGAATTCAAATTGTAAATTAGAAGACCACTTATCTTAAGGCAAGATTTCTACCAGGGTGATAAACAGCAATAATCCAAGAAAATGTTTCATTAAACATGAGAGTCTGCCAGGTGCAAAATACCACATTCTTTGCTAAAATTAACCCAACTGCAAAAGTATTTTTGTTCAAGACCCCACTGTTACATATTTGCCTCGGGAATTCAGTTTATCTTTTAGTACTCTAACAATATTAAATGcttggagaagctgctgctgagAACAACTCCAAACCAAAAAGGCTCAGCTAAGGATTGAAGAATTGAGTAACTTGACCCAGAATGGAAGCATACTGCTTGTACACAACCCTCCTTTCCTCCAGTACGCTACGGCAGAGGTGGGCAGACTGCAAATTTGTGGATGTACCGGTACTTTGAATTTTACAAAATTCCCAAGTGCACTAACAGGAGACAGATGTTGAGGGGGGTGAGTGTTGATTTAGAAAGAAGGAGCAGAATGCCTTCAAATGTGTGCTCAGCCCATGGATTGCTTTTTAGTACGAGAACTGAGCTCACAATCCTTTCATACAAATCCATCCCTTGTTTTTCCCTCCAGCTTTCTTTGTTTCAATAGCCTAATCTGGAAGGGGAAaacaacttttgttgttgttggtattttaaaacatttggaaGATGGAAACTCTTgcagatctactgcaaatcaaCCTACTAACTACCAATAGATCCCAATCTACCTTCAGGCTATCCCTGGCTTATGATTCTACAAGAATTCAAATAATCATGGAATATGGATTATGTCCATATATGAAAACCTGAGGAGAAACCTATTCATAATTtcatattttaatgtaattaattTTTGGATGAGAATGTGGTATTGAACCTAATAAGCTGATTTATATTGTGTCTGTTCACTGCTCCATCTAATCTAGTATTGTCCACTTTGATTGGAAGTCCTATTGATAGAATGCCAAATTGAATAAAACTTGTAAAGCACTGTACAAGTCAGAAGAGCTCTAACCAGCTACACCATGAATTCAAGTTAGTTTCTGATGCAGAATAACGTAACTGCATAACTCATGTAACTGTCTTTAGTAGTATACCATATACACTCTTTTTTTATTAGCTTAAATgtaagttttttattttatttacttcacTGGTTTCCAGTTTAACTCAACCAAACATCCAAATTCATTATCTAGGCTTACCAGAATAAAATATTCCCTTAattttatcactttttaaaaaagatttcaaatatcaaaagaaaaattccaaaaggcaactttttataaaaagcaaTGAGTGTACTTTTGAGAACACCCAAAAGGCAAATCTTTACCTTCTGCATTTACGACAATAGTTCCAATAACTCCTTTATGTGACTGGATCCTCTTTAAAGTTTCTTCTACCTCTGCCTGTAAAAGAAGCAAAATCACTGTACAAAATGTGAGCACTAGCCCGTAAAATTTTGGCAGCAGCCAAGATTTCTAACCAATTTGGTCTCCAGCTCCAGAACATGGGATAATATTCAACTAAATCAAAATCAGAgcagacccgctgaaattaataGACTTTAAGTTAGTCAtagccattaatttcattgggtctactctaacATTGGATCCAGCCCATTAATTGCTGTTAATTCAGCTACTGAATTAACAGCAATGGAGCACTTGTGGAGGAAGCCCTGTTGCAGAACAGCATCTGGAATGATAGAATCACGCTGAAGGAACTAGGGAACGAGGCTGCTCTGCATTAGTGGGGCAAATTGGAAGGGACAGTGAAGCAAGAGAAGTGCTATGTTAAAGGGTAGATGGTAAGATGGAGGCTTAAAATGCCAtctatatttttctttaaaacccaGCATTAACACAGCCAACTGCAGCACCCTCTGCTCCCACATATAATACTCTGCTCATGTGGGGTTTCCTGCTTCCAACACCCTGATAGCAGCAATACTGAGAGCAGAAAGCCGCACTCACGAGTTGATATGAAACAAAGATTGGTTGGCTCCTTAAAATCCAAGTTAAACTCAAGCTCTTTGGTTGATTCACCCAGGCAAGAACCAGCATACCTGCTTACACAAATAACTTATGTTCAATTTGCTCCTGGATGCAAAAATTTTTACATGACTCATAGACAGAAGGATGCAACCCTCCCCCCAATTAAGCAATGGTTCCACAAGATTTGGGAGACAGTAGTCCTATAATAAGTAATCCATCAAGTCCAGGTTATATGGCACTGTTCTTATTTATAATTTCTGAAAGACTGAATATCAACTGAGAAAAGTCCCAGCATATTATAAAGCAGGCTACCTCAAACtcgacccttcagatgttttgagactacaattcccatcatccctgaccactggtcctgctagctagggatcatgggagttgtaggccaaaaatatctggaaggccaagtttaaGGAAGCCTGTTATAAAGCAATTGTAATAATTGTAAGAGTCTAATCCAGTTTACAGGaaaggtttgtgtttgtgtttgtgtgtgtgtgtgtgtatctatctctTAAGTCCCAAAGTAGCTGACAAGTTAaaggcaataaaaacagcaaatgtCAAAACAATTATGTCAATATTGTCTTTAATATTTTTTGTCTtccctcccaatcccttttccttttcagtGAGCCTCAGAGCAGGGACTGTCTTATGGTTGTTATCTGCAAGCCATGTTGAAAGCCTTATTTGGCTTAAAAGTGTGGCAGGACCACGAGGGTGGGATATATACCCATATTTATGTATCTTTCTATATCAATATTTCTCTGTGTGCAATATGGGTTCTGTTCTGTTGTACAAAGTTGATTAAAAGCAAATATAAACCAATTAAATCTATATATTCCCATGTTCATCCCATTGTAACTATATCTGGCAGCGTCTACCTGAATCTCATTAGGCACATCACCTTCATCAGCATTCCAACACATTTCTTAACCACAGAGTATGTACAAAATCACACCTGGCAAGTTACATGCAGCTCGATcctacttattttttttaatctcagaAGTAAATTGTGCTGGATCGGGGTGCTTAGTCCCAAATTAGTGTGCAAAAGATTGCAGCTTAAATCACTGGCTTACTACTGCCTCTACTTCTGTGTGCTGTCACATTTAAAATTCATTCACTCTTGCTTTTTTAGAattttgcaaattttaaaagggcagaAAATGAGTGAGGTGTGTTTACCAGGTATTGCATCCAAATAGTGCTTTCTGTATTTGCATAAAAGGGCAAGTAATTCCCTATAAACTATTGTAAATGCACATCTCTAAATCTCCCATCTTTGCTCACTTGCACCTCAGTTCTTGTGTGCCATCCCCATTAACTCTTTCACTGGGGCCCTGGAACGTAACCTCTGTATAAGTGGGGGGATGTCTGTATCTGAATTCACCTGCGCTTCATTTAAGCTTCCCCACTCCATCCAAGGagatataaaaaatatttttaattcttttacaACTCATCTCTTGCTTTCTCTGTCCTTTTCACTTCCCTGCCTTTCCCATTCTGTCCCCTTCCCTTGTGTATTTAAGCTTCTTAAGATTATAAGATCCTTCTGGATTTTGATCATttaggagccgatttgtttgggagccaaggcgttccagatccaaggtatgactgtatatgtcagcttcctatg from Lacerta agilis isolate rLacAgi1 chromosome 9, rLacAgi1.pri, whole genome shotgun sequence includes these protein-coding regions:
- the DYNLRB2 gene encoding dynein light chain roadblock-type 2, with product MAEVEETLKRIQSHKGVIGTIVVNAEGIPIRTTLDNSTTVQYAGLLHQLTMKAKSTVRDIDPQNDLTFLRIRSKKHEIMVAPDKEYLLIVIQNPCE